A genomic segment from Glycine soja cultivar W05 chromosome 20, ASM419377v2, whole genome shotgun sequence encodes:
- the LOC114401658 gene encoding pentatricopeptide repeat-containing protein At3g23020-like, whose amino-acid sequence MFVKLQLLYTHAPLLANANAFLLPEKTEQVTPNGRKQRVPLHNGAVKQETHSKKRRPEKNPEECVPRKTKPEKSHTKCSMKRVSYGGCITAILEALDVVLDVDEALGPWEDRLSNKERSIILKEQLRWDRALEIFEWFNKKGHELNVIHYNIMLRSLGRARQWRRVESLWNEMNARGIAATCSTYGTLIDVYSKGGRRDDALSWLNMMLGQGVQPDEVTMVIVVQLYKKAGEFQKGEEFFRKWSSGKPLRSKSKPLRSNDNVVASPELDERVACANASFGSHTYNTLIDTYGKAGQLKEASQTFVEMLKQGVAPTTVTFNTMINICGNHGRLEEVSLLVRKMEELRCSPNTRTYNILISLHAKHDDIGMATKYFETMKEACLEPDLVSYRTLLYAYSIRKMIREAEELVKEMDKRRLEIDQYTQSALTRMYIEAGMLDRSLLWFLRFHVAGNMTSECYAANIDAYGEHGHTLEAEKVFIWCQKQKNLSVLEFNVMIKAYGIGKCYEKACQLFDSMEKHGVVADRCSYTSLIHILASADQPHIAKPYLKKMQEAGLVSDCIPYCAVISSFAKLGQLEMTEDIYREMIRHGVQPDVIVHGILINVFSDAGRVKEAIGYVDEMKKAGLPGNTVIYNSLIKLYAKIDNLEKAKEAYKLLQLSDEGPGVYSSNCMIDLYVKRSMVDQAKEIFETLKKNGAANEFTFAMMLCLYKKIERFDEAIQIAKQIRKLGPLTDLSYNNVLDLYAIAGRPKEAIETFKEMVRASIQVNDCSLRSLGNLLLRYGVSRLAVHKLEALVKKDASNGLQAWMSALASVLEVDDYDHD is encoded by the coding sequence ATGTTCGTGAAGCTGCAACTCTTGTACACCCACGCACCCCTCCTCGCAAACGCAAACGCGTTTCTTCTGCCAGAGAAAACCGAACAAGTTACCCCCAATGGCAGAAAGCAAAGAGTCCCTCTTCATAACGGCGCCGTTAAACAAGAGACCCATTCGAAGAAACGCCGTCCGGAGAAGAATCCCGAAGAGTGTGTTCCTAGAAAGACCAAACCGGAGAAGTCGCACACCAAGTGTTCGATGAAACGCGTCTCTTATGGTGGATGCATTACCGCCATTCTAGAAGCATTGGATGTAGTTCTCGACGTGGATGAGGCTCTTGGGCCGTGGGAGGACAGGCTTAGCAACAAGGAGAGGAGCATCATTTTGAAGGAGCAGCTGAGGTGGGACAGAGCTTTGGAGATTTTCGAGTGGTTCAACAAAAAGGGTCATGAATTGAATGTGATTCATTACAACATCATGCTGAGGAGCCTCGGCAGAGCACGCCAGTGGAGACGCGTGGAGAGCTTGTGGAATGAGATGAATGCCAGAGGCATTGCTGCCACCTGTTCCACTTATGGAACTTTGATTGATGTTTATAGCAAAGGAGGGCGCAGAGACGATGCTCTTTCTTGGCTTAACATGATGTTGGGACAAGGGGTGCAGCCTGATGAGGTCACTATGGTGATTGTGGTTCAGTTGTACAAGAAAGCAGGAGAGTTTCAGAAAGGtgaggagtttttcagaaagTGGTCATCTGGTAAACCTTTGAGGAGCAAAAGCAAACCTTTGAGGAGCAATGATAATGTGGTGGCTTCTCCAGAATTGGATGAGAGGGTGGCATGCGCTAATGCTTCTTTTGGCTCGCATACTTATAACACCTTGATCGATACATATGGAAAGGCTGGTCAACTTAAAGAGGCATCTCAGACTTTTGTGGAGATGCTTAAACAAGGCGTGGCGCCGACCACAGTGACGTTTAATACGATGATTAACATTTGTGGAAACCATGGACGATTAGAGGAAGTGAGTTTGCTTGTCCGGAAAATGGAAGAACTTCGATGCTCGCCGAACACAAGGACATATAATATTCTAATCTCTCTTCATGCTAAGCATGATGATATAGGTATGGCAACAAAGTATTTTGAAACAATGAAGGAGGCCTGCCTCGAGCCTGATCTTGTAAGTTACCGTACTCTTTTGTATGCATACTCGATAAGGAAAATGATTCGTGAAGCAGAAGAGCTTGTAAAGGAGATGGATAAGAGGAGACTTGAAATTGATCAATATACCCAGTCTGCTTTGACTAGGATGTACATAGAAGCAGGAATGCTTGATCGGTCCTTGTTATGGTTTCTGAGGTTTCATGTAGCTGGCAATATGACATCCGAGTGCTATGCTGCCAATATTGATGCATATGGGGAGCACGGGCATACATTGGAAGCTGAGAAAGTCTTCATTTGGTGCCAAAAACAGAAGAATCTCAGCGTCCTTGAGTTCAATGTGATGATTAAAGCATATGGCATAGGGAAATGCTATGAGAAGGCATGTCAATTGTTTGATAGTATGGAGAAACATGGCGTAGTTGCAGACAGATGCAGCTATACTTCTCTCATACACATTTTGGCCAGTGCTGACCAGCCACATATTGCCAAACCTTATCTGAAAAAAATGCAGGAGGCAGGATTAGTAAGTGATTGCATCCCATACTGTGCTGTGATTTCCAGCTTTGCAAAATTAGGCCAATTGGAAATGACTGAAGATATATACAGGGAAATGATTAGGCATGGTGTGCAGCCTGATGTTATAGTTCACGGCATATTGATCAATGTTTTCTCTGATGCTGGAAGAGTTAAAGAAGCCATCGGTTatgttgatgaaatgaagaaagcTGGCTTGCCAGGGAATACagttatatataattcattGATCAAGTTGTATGCAAAAATTGACAACCTGGAAAAAGCAAAAGAAGCATACAAGTTGCTTCAATTGTCAGATGAAGGTCCTGGTGTATACTCTTCAAATTGTATGATTGATCTTTATGTTAAGAGGTCCATGGTTGATCAAGCAAAAGAGATATTTGAGACCTTAAAGAAAAATGGAGCTGCAAATGAATTTACATTTGCAATGATGCTATGCTTGTATAAGAAAATTGAGAGGTTTGATGAAGCCATTCAAATTGCAAAGCAGATAAGAAAATTGGGACCCTTGACAGATTTAAGTTATAACAATGTGCTTGACCTGTATGCTATTGCTGGGAGACCCAAGGAAGCAATAGAGACTTTTAAGGAAATGGTAAGAGCTTCCATTCAAGTTAATGATTGTAGTCTTAGATCACTTGGAAATCTTTTGTTGAGATATGGAGTATCAAGGCTGGCTGTTCACAAATTAGAAGCATTAGTGAAAAAGGATGCTTCCAATGGTTTGCAGGCATGGATGTCAGCACTCGCAAGTGTGCTTGAAGTAGATGATTATGATCATGACTAG